From Watersipora subatra chromosome 8, tzWatSuba1.1, whole genome shotgun sequence, a single genomic window includes:
- the LOC137402643 gene encoding alpha-(1,3)-fucosyltransferase fut-1-like translates to MDIMNILGNYIQIDIFSDRCKGVNVTPSPCSRLPTGSNTHCESERHQPYRFYLAFENSLCKDYISEKFWDRLESPGYFVPVALGGLSLDDYTSVAPPNSFLHVYNFTSVHQLGRYLKYLMENDKEYNAYHSWRYDYEITTKRSMPACELCRIANEKPAMPALQSIADWRNNASTCWEYQLHKEAASENETEVSDLLS, encoded by the coding sequence ATGGACATCATGAATATTTTAGGGAACTATATCCAAATCGACATATTTAGCGACAGATGTAAAGGGGTAAATGTTACGCCTTCTCCCTGTTCTCGGTTACCAACTGGCAGCAACACACACTGTGAGTCAGAAAGACACCAACCATACCGGTTTTATTTGGCTTTTGAGAATTCTCTCTGCAAGGATTACATATCAGAAAAGTTTTGGGATCGTCTGGAGTCTCCTGGCTATTTTGTGCCCGTCGCTCTCGGAGGTTTATCACTTGACGATTACACTAGTGTCGCACCTCCTAACTCTTTCCTTCATGTTTATAATTTTACTTCAGTTCATCAACTTGGACGTTACCTCAAATATTTAATGGAGAATGACAAAGAATATAATGCCTACCATAGTTGGCGCTATGATTATGAAATAACTACAAAACGCAGTATGCCAGCCTGTGAACTTTGTCGTATCGCAAATGAAAAACCAGCTATGCCTGCCCTTCAGAGCATAGCCGATTGGAGGAACAATGCTTCCACATGCTGGGAGTATCAGCTACATAAAGAGGCAGCATCTGAAAATGAAACTGAGGTGTCAGATCTTCTAAGCTAA